Genomic segment of Streptococcus pneumoniae:
GAGGCTGCGCGCGCAATTCATCAATCTCTGCCATATAACCTCCTTCTTTCAATCGTTTAAAAATTTATCCCTCTTTCACGCGCAAATTAATCACACTAGTCACATCTTGATAAATCTTCACAGGCACATCAATCAAGCCTAACGCACGAATTGGGCTAGCCACTTGAATATGGCGTTTATCAATCTTAATACCAAACTGCTTTTGCAATTCCTCAGCAATCTTCTTGCTTGTAATCGAACCAAACGTACGTCCATCTGGACCCACTTTTTCAGTAAACTCAACAATCGTTGCTTCTTCTTCCAATTTTGCCTTAATCGCTTTTGCTTCGGCAACCATCTCTGCATGCGCTTTTTCTTCAGATTTCTGTTTACCGCGCAATTCCCCGATTGCTTGTGCAGTTGCTTCTTTGGCTAAATTCTTCTTAATTAAGAAATTTTGAGCATAGCCTGTTGGTACTTCCTTGATTTCGCCTTTTTTCCCTTTTCCTTTTACATCTGCTAAAAAAATAACTTTCATTCTTCTGTCTCCTTGTCTTTCATAAGTTCATTGATGATAATTTCCTGTAATTGCTGAGATACAGCTGATAGGCTCTTATCAGTGATTTGAGCCGCGGCAAGATTAAAGTGTCCACCACCTCCCATTTCTTCCATAATCCGCTGCACATTGATTTTACTACGACTTCTAGCAGAAATAGATACATACCCTTTTTTATTGAGTGCGACTGTAAAGCTCGCCTCAATACCAGACATGGCAAGCATAGCATCCGCCGCCTTACTGATAACCACCGTACTATATCGCACATCGTCATGCCCTACTGCCAATAAAACATTCGGCAAGAGCTTGCGACCATTTAAAATCAACTCATGCTCTGCACGGTATTCGTCAAAATCCGTCGCTGAAATATCTTGAATCGCTACACTATCACTTCCCCTAGTCCGTAAATAGCTAGCAACATCAAAGGTACGACTAGTCACGCGGGCTGTAAAGTTCTTGGTATCTAACATCATACCAGCCATCAAGCAACTCGCCTGCATTTTACCCAAACGATTTTTCTTGGAATTCTGGAACTGAATCAATTCTGTCACCAGCTCACTAGCACTACTTGCCCCACTTTCAATATAGGTGATGACCGCATTTTCTGGGAAATCCTGGTCCCTACGATGGTGGTCAATGACAATCGTCTGCTGGAACAAGTCATAGAAATCTTTGGATAGCGTCAATACTGTCTTGGAATGATCCACCATGATAAGTAACGAGCGAGTCGTCACCATAGTCATAGCTTCTGATACAGGAATCAACTGGGTCATCCCTTCCGCCTGCAATCGCTCAACTGCACGCTCAATATCCGGTGCCATTTGGTGCGGATCATAGACCGCATAAGCATGGTCGATAATATTACTTGAAAACAGCTGCATCCCAACAGAAGCTCCTAAGGCATCCATATCAAGATTCTTGTGCCCCACGATAAAGACTTGATCAACACTTGTGATTTTATCAGAAATCGCAGCCATCATCGCCCGCGTTCGGGTGCGAGTACGTTTGACTGTCGAAGCCGTTCCGCCACCAAAGTAGATTGGATTTTTGTGTTCATCATTTTCCTTGACCACTGCCTGATCACCCCCGCGTACCTCAGCTAAGTTGAGGTTCAAAAGAGCT
This window contains:
- the rplI gene encoding 50S ribosomal protein L9, coding for MKVIFLADVKGKGKKGEIKEVPTGYAQNFLIKKNLAKEATAQAIGELRGKQKSEEKAHAEMVAEAKAIKAKLEEEATIVEFTEKVGPDGRTFGSITSKKIAEELQKQFGIKIDKRHIQVASPIRALGLIDVPVKIYQDVTSVINLRVKEG
- a CDS encoding DHH family phosphoesterase encodes the protein MKRFRFAPIHFVMVGIISFGILALFLRVFGDTTSTLLAIFFILSFLVFLLIYQEKYHEVDELEQIQYVNDQAENSLASLLDKMPVGVIKIDEKTGSVEWFNPYAELILTNEDGEFDLELLQQVTQTPFKEVGSYAVIGSTRYSVSMDRTSNVFYFFDASSEYQAATELVTTRPVIGIISVDNYDDLEDTVSDSDISQINSFIANFVAEFADQNAMFYRRVGMDRFYLFTDYTMLDRLMQDKFGVIDQFRTEAKDRNLPLTLSMGFSYGDGHHDQIGKVALLNLNLAEVRGGDQAVVKENDEHKNPIYFGGGTASTVKRTRTRTRAMMAAISDKITSVDQVFIVGHKNLDMDALGASVGMQLFSSNIIDHAYAVYDPHQMAPDIERAVERLQAEGMTQLIPVSEAMTMVTTRSLLIMVDHSKTVLTLSKDFYDLFQQTIVIDHHRRDQDFPENAVITYIESGASSASELVTELIQFQNSKKNRLGKMQASCLMAGMMLDTKNFTARVTSRTFDVASYLRTRGSDSVAIQDISATDFDEYRAEHELILNGRKLLPNVLLAVGHDDVRYSTVVISKAADAMLAMSGIEASFTVALNKKGYVSISARSRSKINVQRIMEEMGGGGHFNLAAAQITDKSLSAVSQQLQEIIINELMKDKETEE